From a single Pieris napi chromosome 7, ilPieNapi1.2, whole genome shotgun sequence genomic region:
- the LOC125051126 gene encoding adenylate kinase isoenzyme 1-like codes for MGCFYSRRILEEDLVYDMSPIRHLPVIFVNGVPGAGNQTVAETMASITGYMMIRPGELIREEAVKDTARGRMVSDKLQAQEDISEQVTVDLIKETMLLNQDAKGYILVGFPRNPRMSSIFNRQVKWPEKIVALEVDNELAAARLQSKLSELGRPESEINAARQIVKQAAHKVKNVHKRFGGHVVTLDSSGNPKALANTLKEILSDTIEKAQKNQAPTTASAPAVMTSPDLETEVEIAT; via the exons atggGCTGTTTTTATTCTAGGCGAATTTTGGAG GAAGACCTGGTTTATGACATGTCTCCGATCAGACATTTGCCAGTTATATTTGTGAACGGAGTCCCTGGTGCTGGGAACCAGACAGTCGCTGAAACAATGGCCAGTATCACAGGATATATGATGATAAGGCCTGGTGAGCTGATCAGGGAAGAAGCTGTAAAGGATACTGCGCGGGGGCGAATGGTCTCTGATAAGTTACAGGCACAAGAAGATATTTCTGAG CAAGTAACCGTGGATTTGATAAAAGAAACGATGCTACTAAATCAAGATGCGAAGGGGTACATTCTGGTGGGCTTCCCCAGAAATCCTAGGATGTCAAGCATTTTCAATAGGCAAGTCAAGTGGCCCGAGAAAATTGTTGCTTTGGAGGTGGACAATGAG TTAGCAGCAGCAAGACTGCAAAGCAAGCTTTCGGAGTTAGGCCGACCGGAGTCAGAAATCAACGCAGCAAGACAAATTGTGAAACAAGCCGCGCACAAAGTGAAGAATGTTCACAAACGATTTGGCGGACATGTAGTTACG CTTGATAGTAGCGGGAATCCAAAAGCTTTAGCGAACACATTAAAAGAAATTCTCTCGGACACGATAGAGAAGGCACAGAAAAACCAAGCCCCCACTACAGCATCAGCACCCGCTGTGATGACCAGCCCAGACTTGGAGACGGAAGTAGAAATAGCCACGTGA
- the LOC125050783 gene encoding LOW QUALITY PROTEIN: uncharacterized protein LOC125050783 (The sequence of the model RefSeq protein was modified relative to this genomic sequence to represent the inferred CDS: deleted 1 base in 1 codon), whose translation MFKILFISLITSINANPRCSTATSVPKYHLIEPCHRSTLGIAARAKYSSLTSCKRLGIEKKALALNFSPTWNRSEPEYPCEVLKCSEAEGGLSLNNDTRYDYYSIYLTAKPIPNVNATCVPSIGMFYLLSRKLNYTNADDKCKNMSSTLADVNSEQRTDALAQFLTGAGVATAFVGLKKDHETRFIEVNGNGLDCTTYRAWAPGHPRRNRYHNCILLTKQHTWRTTSCENKQQALCELIPHGPYKKGSIFKDSP comes from the exons atgtttaaaatactttttatatccCTCATAACATCAATCAATGCAAATCCAAGATGTTCCACCGCTACAAGTGTACCAAAGTATCATTTAATTGAACCATGCCATAGATCTACACTTGGCATCGCCGCAAGAGCCAAGTACTCTTCTCTTACAAGTTGTAAACGACTTGGCATTGAGAAAAAGGCGTTGGCCTTAAATTTTAGCCCAACTTGGAACCGCTCGGAGCCGGAATACCCGTGTGAAGTGCTCAAATGTTCCGAAGCTGAAGGTGGACTCTCACTGAATAATGACACAAGATACGATTATTACAGTATCTAT CTAACTGCTAAGCCCATAC CTAACGTTAATGCAACTTGCGTACCAAGTATAGGCATGTTCTACCTTCTGTCTCGTAAATTAAACTATACAAATGCAGACGATAAGTGCAAGAATATGAGTAGTACATTAGCAGATGTGAACAGTGAACAAAGAACAGATGCTCTTGCGCAGTTCCTCACTGGGGCGGGAGTAGCCACTGCGTTTGTAGGCTTAAAAAAGGACCACGAGACAAGATTTATTGAGGTAAATG GGAACGGCCTCGATTGTACTACCTACCGCGCCTGGGCTCCGGGACATCCGAGAAGAAATCGTTATCATAATTGCATACTTCTAACAAAGCAGCATACTTGGCGGACAACTTCCTGCGAAAATAAACAACAAGCCTTATGTGAATTGATTCCTCACGGCCCCTACAAAAAAGgttctatatttaaagataGTCCTTGA
- the LOC125050781 gene encoding calcium and integrin-binding protein 1-like — protein MGQGRSQFTEEELQDYEDLTYFTKSEVLYAHQKFKELAPEKVGHNKNAKLPMAKILQYPELRVNPFRDRICKVFSSSNDGDCTFEDFLDMMSVFSQNAPKSVKAEHAFRIFDFDGDDMIGVSDLSEVVERLCGVELKLSESEIQALIQNVLQEADLDDDGALSFAEFEHIIDKSSDFSHSFRIQL, from the exons ATGGGTCAAGGAAGAAGCCAATTTACGGAAGAAGAACTTCAAGATTATGAG GATCTTACATATTTCACCAAATCCGAGGTTTTATA tgcTCATCAAAAGTTTAAAGAACTGGCACCCGAAAAAGTAGGACATAACAAGAATGCAAAGCTTCCAATGGCTAAAATTCTACAGTATCCAGAACTACGTGTGAACCCATTTAGAGACAGAATTTGTAAGGTGTTCAGCTCAAGTAATGATGGTGACTGTACTTTTGAAGACTTTCTGGACATGATGTCTGTATTCAGTCAGAATGCACCAAAATCTGTGAAAGCAGAACATGCATTTAGGATTTTTG ATTTTGATGGCGATGACATGATTGGTGTGTCTGATCTCAGTGAGGTAGTGGAACGGCTGTGTGGAGTAGAACTGAAACTCAGTGAATCTGAAATACAGGCATTGATCCAGAATGTACTACAAGAAGCTGATTTAGATGATGATGGAGCTCTTTCATTTGCTGAGTTTGAGCATATTATAGATAAGAGTTCAGATTTCTCCCA ttCCTTCCGGATCCAGCTGTAA
- the LOC125050782 gene encoding oligosaccharyltransferase complex subunit ostc-A: MEALFTLPFTVLEIPNIKIKKPSWLQAPSAMTTFSLVLLSYFLVTGGIIYDVIVEPPSVGSTTDEHGHSRPVAFMPNRVNGQYIMEGLASSFLFSLGGLGFIILDRTHNPTTPKLNRILLISVAFLCILVSFFTTWIFMRMKLPGYLQN, encoded by the exons atggAAGCTCTCTTTACCTTGCCGTTTACTGTGCTTGAAATTCCTAAcataaagattaaaaaaccATCATGGCTCCAAGCCCCGTCAGCTATGACAACGTTTTCCTTAGTTCTTCtctcatattttcttgtaacgGGAG GAATAATTTATGATGTTATTGTGGAACCACCCAGTGTTGGTTCGACGACGGATGAACATGGGCACAGTAGGCCAGTGGCTTTTATGCCAAATAGAGTTAATGGTCAATATATTATGGAAGGCTTAGCTTCAAGTTTCCTGTTTTCACTTGGTGGACTTGGATTTATAATTCTGGATCGCACTCACAACCCTACAACACCTAAATTAAACAGAATTCTCCTCATATCTGTTGCCTTCCTTTGTATTCTTGTTTCATTCTTTACAACATGGATCTTTATGAGAATGAAGCTACCTGGATACTTACAGAActaa